One window of the Pedobacter ginsengisoli genome contains the following:
- a CDS encoding HD domain-containing protein, translating into MVLINDIFFDKVEVPGIFDDLINSAWVKRLGRIHQSGAIFLVNPNICHTRLEHSIGVMLLIRHLGGSELEQVAGLLHDISHTAFSHVGDYVFDNIEENYHEQVFEDILRSSDIPEILSWHGYDIDQVINGTFNILEQAIPKLCADRLDYTLRDSYHAGLVSRKEVKDFIKHLSVEDGIIVIEKEEKAEWINNLYKKLINDVFNLPLHIYANRKLTELIKFGLQRNELVHGDLLKDDTYLLNKIRSTTFGYEGVKAIKQQKGFDMFVKKGMGLKMKNRQLNALI; encoded by the coding sequence ATGGTATTAATTAATGATATCTTTTTCGACAAAGTTGAGGTTCCGGGAATATTTGATGATCTGATTAACTCTGCCTGGGTTAAGAGACTTGGCCGGATTCACCAAAGTGGCGCTATTTTTCTAGTTAATCCGAATATTTGTCATACCAGACTTGAACACTCTATTGGAGTAATGCTGTTGATCAGGCATTTGGGCGGGTCTGAACTTGAACAGGTTGCCGGGTTGTTACATGATATTTCACATACTGCATTTTCGCATGTTGGAGATTATGTGTTTGATAATATTGAGGAAAATTATCATGAACAGGTTTTTGAAGATATTTTGCGTTCATCAGATATTCCTGAAATTTTATCGTGGCATGGATACGATATTGATCAGGTAATTAATGGCACTTTTAATATTTTGGAACAGGCTATACCGAAACTTTGTGCAGACAGACTTGATTATACTTTAAGAGATTCTTATCATGCAGGTCTTGTTTCAAGAAAGGAAGTAAAAGATTTTATTAAACACCTTAGTGTTGAAGATGGTATAATTGTAATTGAGAAGGAAGAAAAGGCAGAGTGGATTAATAATTTGTATAAGAAGCTAATTAATGATGTGTTTAATTTGCCTCTGCATATTTATGCCAACAGAAAACTTACTGAATTAATTAAATTCGGATTGCAGCGCAATGAGCTTGTGCATGGCGATTTGCTAAAGGATGATACTTATTTGCTCAATAAAATCAGAAGTACAACCTTTGGTTATGAGGGTGTTAAAGCAATTAAGCAACAAAAAGGCTTTGATATGTTTGTTAAAAAGGGGATGGGTTTAAAGATGAAAAACCGTCAGCTAAATGCTTTAATTTAG
- a CDS encoding patatin-like phospholipase family protein produces the protein MKKILSIDGGGIRGIIPGMLLVALEEKLKKESKDPAAAIVDYFDFFAGTSTGGILTCLLLCPSEDHPTRPRFSAKEALDLYLEHGNEIFKMSFFKRLRAKFGLAGERYNSKIFEGVLKKYFGKTKLSQLIKPCIISAYNIELRKTHFFRQQNAIVRGDVRDFYLKDVCRATSAAPTYFSVAEIHSIANVRYPLLDGGVFATNPALSGLIEVTKAFNQTRINDIHLLSLGTGRSKRSYDYDHFKKSSAMAIVPALIDIMMSGVAETSDFFLQQLFHSAGKEKNYVRIEPGSLESIKEGLDAASPANIEKLMALGDKTVSENENLLNQIAKFLVEEQKRSASKMPWDFLKVAR, from the coding sequence ATGAAGAAAATCCTTTCTATAGATGGTGGCGGGATAAGAGGAATTATTCCGGGGATGCTTTTAGTTGCTCTAGAGGAAAAGTTAAAGAAGGAAAGCAAAGATCCGGCAGCAGCTATTGTTGATTATTTTGACTTTTTTGCAGGAACAAGTACGGGTGGTATTTTAACCTGTTTATTGCTTTGCCCTTCTGAGGATCATCCAACCCGACCGCGGTTTTCGGCCAAGGAAGCATTGGATCTGTATCTGGAGCATGGTAATGAAATTTTTAAGATGAGTTTCTTTAAACGCTTAAGGGCAAAATTTGGCCTGGCTGGCGAACGATATAACAGTAAGATTTTTGAGGGGGTACTAAAAAAGTATTTTGGAAAAACCAAACTGAGTCAGCTCATTAAACCTTGTATTATAAGTGCTTATAATATTGAGTTGCGTAAAACTCACTTTTTTAGGCAGCAAAATGCTATTGTACGTGGTGACGTGCGCGATTTTTATTTAAAAGATGTTTGCAGAGCAACTTCGGCAGCCCCCACTTATTTTAGTGTGGCCGAAATACACTCAATAGCTAATGTACGGTATCCATTACTTGATGGGGGAGTGTTTGCTACAAATCCGGCATTAAGTGGTTTGATAGAAGTTACTAAGGCGTTTAACCAAACCAGGATTAATGATATTCATTTACTTTCGTTAGGAACCGGACGCTCTAAAAGATCTTATGATTATGATCATTTTAAAAAGAGCAGTGCTATGGCTATTGTACCTGCCTTAATAGATATTATGATGAGTGGGGTGGCCGAAACCAGTGATTTCTTTTTACAACAGCTTTTTCACTCAGCAGGTAAAGAAAAGAATTATGTACGTATAGAACCCGGAAGTTTGGAAAGTATTAAAGAAGGACTGGACGCGGCCAGTCCGGCGAATATTGAAAAATTAATGGCTCTTGGAGATAAAACCGTAAGTGAAAACGAGAATTTATTAAATCAGATTGCTAAGTTCCTTGTAGAGGAACAAAAGAGATCTGCATCTAAAATGCCCTGGGATTTTTTAAAAGTTGCGCGCTAG
- the porV gene encoding type IX secretion system outer membrane channel protein PorV codes for MKTNIYLAASLLVCLVCWYQNSFAQQDNRVVQSGAAFLMLSADARNSGVAEAGTGLGVDANSLYINPAKITFGEMMSISASYTPWMKQLSKDSHLGYLSAFRQLNNREAIGLSVKYLDLGSISFRDESGALIEQYKASEFSIDASYARKFGETFGMALTARYFRSDIGRGTYNNLELTPTDAFAADISVYSNRELQNGQYSRTFSWGINLSNIGTKLKYSDSQTTFLPMNLRLGAGYNFYAAPESRLTLLLDVNKLMVPTPPRYKKDINGNFTNEIEKGKDPNRSVTSALFTSLFDAPGGFKEELSEFTIAGGLEFSYYNRFFIRTGYFYEDPEKGNRQHFATGIGLNVHPIRIDVSYVFPTEDRYVLRNSMRFTLCFTPGASKLSGN; via the coding sequence ATGAAAACAAACATTTACCTTGCTGCAAGCCTTTTGGTTTGCCTGGTATGTTGGTACCAGAACAGTTTTGCACAACAAGACAACCGAGTAGTTCAAAGTGGTGCAGCTTTCCTAATGCTAAGTGCAGATGCCAGAAACTCAGGAGTAGCTGAGGCTGGTACAGGATTGGGTGTAGATGCCAATTCCTTATACATTAATCCGGCAAAAATAACTTTCGGAGAAATGATGAGCATAAGCGCTTCCTATACTCCATGGATGAAGCAACTTAGTAAAGATTCACATTTGGGCTACCTTTCCGCATTCAGACAACTGAATAACAGGGAAGCCATTGGGCTATCTGTTAAGTATTTAGATTTAGGATCAATCTCATTCAGGGATGAATCGGGAGCACTTATTGAGCAATACAAAGCCAGCGAATTCTCAATAGATGCCAGCTACGCCCGCAAATTTGGCGAAACTTTTGGTATGGCCTTAACAGCTCGATATTTTAGAAGTGATATTGGACGTGGGACTTATAATAATTTAGAACTCACACCGACTGACGCCTTTGCTGCCGATATATCGGTTTACTCAAATAGAGAACTTCAAAACGGCCAATATTCAAGAACGTTTAGTTGGGGTATAAACCTAAGCAATATTGGCACTAAGCTTAAATATTCAGACAGCCAAACTACATTTTTACCTATGAATCTTAGGCTGGGTGCAGGTTACAACTTTTATGCAGCACCAGAAAGCAGACTTACCCTTTTGCTCGATGTAAATAAATTAATGGTTCCAACTCCTCCAAGGTACAAAAAAGATATAAATGGAAATTTCACTAATGAAATAGAAAAAGGTAAAGACCCAAACAGAAGTGTTACCAGTGCCTTGTTCACCTCTCTTTTTGACGCACCAGGTGGATTTAAGGAAGAACTATCAGAGTTTACAATTGCAGGTGGACTGGAATTTTCTTACTACAACCGTTTTTTTATCAGAACAGGATATTTCTATGAAGACCCGGAGAAAGGGAACAGGCAACATTTTGCGACTGGGATAGGCCTTAATGTACATCCAATAAGGATAGATGTTAGTTACGTGTTCCCTACAGAGGATCGCTACGTGTTAAGAAATTCCATGCGATTTACATTATGCTTTACCCCCGGGGCTTCTAAACTATCAGGAAATTAA
- a CDS encoding Gfo/Idh/MocA family protein — translation MKEIKWGIIGCGDVTELKSGPAFNKVPNSSLVAVMRRDAEKARDYAIRHNVPRWYNKAEKLINDPEVNAIYIATPPLQHEEYTLLSLAAGKPVYVEKPMTLNTESALRMENAAANFNVKLCVAHYRREQPMFLKVKQLLLDKVIGDIRFVQLQMLQSRAHNLIANTGNNWRLDPSVSGGGLFHDLAPHQLDLLIYYFGEVRSSSGISINQSNEYPADDLVSGQILFENGIVFNGMWCFTVSEKDKKDVFEISGSAGKISFPVFGNRITLKKDGHEEEFIFEPLQHVQQPMIEKVTAYFLDKGDNPCSAGQAISSMKLMDSFTKKSEFLS, via the coding sequence ATGAAAGAAATTAAATGGGGAATTATAGGTTGCGGAGATGTAACTGAATTAAAAAGCGGCCCTGCTTTTAATAAAGTGCCAAATTCATCTCTTGTGGCTGTAATGCGAAGGGATGCTGAAAAGGCTCGGGATTATGCGATAAGACATAATGTTCCGAGATGGTACAATAAGGCCGAAAAATTAATTAATGACCCCGAAGTAAACGCTATTTATATAGCAACCCCACCGTTGCAACATGAGGAATACACATTGCTTAGTTTGGCTGCCGGAAAACCTGTTTATGTAGAAAAACCGATGACATTAAATACGGAATCGGCTTTAAGAATGGAAAATGCAGCAGCTAATTTTAACGTGAAATTATGTGTAGCACATTATCGCAGGGAGCAGCCTATGTTTTTGAAGGTGAAGCAGCTATTGCTGGATAAAGTGATTGGAGATATTAGATTTGTGCAATTGCAAATGCTTCAGTCCAGGGCACATAATTTAATTGCAAATACAGGTAATAACTGGCGTCTTGATCCGTCTGTTTCCGGGGGTGGTCTTTTTCATGATTTGGCACCCCATCAGTTAGATTTATTGATTTATTATTTTGGAGAGGTAAGGAGTTCATCAGGTATTTCAATTAACCAATCAAATGAATATCCGGCAGATGATCTGGTTAGCGGGCAAATTTTATTTGAAAATGGAATTGTATTTAATGGAATGTGGTGTTTTACCGTTTCGGAAAAAGATAAAAAAGATGTTTTTGAAATATCAGGTTCTGCAGGTAAAATAAGCTTTCCGGTATTTGGTAATAGGATTACTCTTAAAAAGGATGGACATGAAGAGGAGTTTATTTTTGAGCCTTTACAACATGTGCAACAGCCAATGATAGAGAAAGTGACAGCTTATTTTTTGGATAAGGGAGATAATCCTTGTTCAGCCGGACAGGCAATATCGTCTATGAAGCTAATGGATAGCTTTACAAAAAAAAGTGAATTTTTAAGCTAA
- a CDS encoding T9SS type A sorting domain-containing protein has product MKRRYLPILGMFGFTAIANAQQVELQRSVVASSGGSAEINNTIFQYTIGEVLVTAMENSPLLLTQGFQQPEVNGSSPEPQAPLITGFILYPNPANGQTKLEFDLVMDDLVNIQLVNNAGQTVRNISLKMLAGKANYVLPLGGYPSGLYYVVLKASRRTYSEKLVIQ; this is encoded by the coding sequence ATGAAAAGAAGATATTTGCCAATACTTGGCATGTTCGGCTTTACTGCTATTGCAAATGCCCAGCAAGTAGAGCTCCAGCGGTCCGTCGTAGCCAGTTCCGGAGGATCAGCTGAAATCAATAATACCATTTTTCAATATACCATAGGCGAAGTTTTAGTTACTGCCATGGAAAACTCTCCTTTACTATTAACTCAGGGTTTCCAGCAACCCGAAGTAAACGGTAGTAGCCCTGAGCCTCAAGCTCCTTTAATTACCGGATTTATTCTATATCCAAACCCTGCAAACGGACAAACTAAACTTGAATTTGACCTGGTAATGGATGATCTGGTAAACATACAGCTTGTAAATAATGCAGGGCAAACCGTCAGAAACATTTCTTTAAAAATGCTTGCTGGAAAAGCCAACTATGTCTTGCCTTTAGGTGGCTACCCTTCTGGCTTATACTATGTTGTTCTTAAAGCCAGTCGAAGAACATATTCCGAAAAACTGGTTATACAATAA
- the dinB gene encoding DNA polymerase IV, whose amino-acid sequence MDAFYASVEQRDFPEYKGKPIAVGGSPDGRGVVATASYEARRFGVKSAMPSRQALQLCPELIFVRPRFDAYKAVSTHIREIFSRYTDLIEPLSLDEAYLDVTEDKLNIGSALEIAKQIKQAIKDELNLTASAGVSSGKFVAKIASDMNKPDGLTFIGPSKIESFIEKLPVERFFGVGKVTAKKMKSMQLHTGADLKKLSEPDLVKYFGKVGKFYYAIVRGIDNRTVQAERQTKSLAAEDTFEHDLITIEEMHTELSKLADKVAIRLNKHQLKGRTITLKLKYSDFKQITRNQSFPNPVSDYQTIVDTAKLLLENVDLIDKKVRLLGISLSNFNEIQIHSRPGDPYQLQLFD is encoded by the coding sequence ATGGATGCATTTTATGCATCAGTTGAACAGCGCGATTTCCCGGAATATAAAGGAAAACCTATTGCAGTTGGCGGTTCTCCTGATGGTCGTGGTGTTGTAGCTACGGCAAGTTACGAAGCACGAAGGTTTGGAGTTAAATCGGCAATGCCATCCCGGCAAGCACTACAGCTTTGTCCTGAGCTCATCTTTGTCAGACCAAGATTTGATGCTTATAAAGCAGTTTCAACACATATCAGAGAGATTTTTAGCAGATATACTGATCTTATAGAACCTCTATCGTTAGATGAGGCATACCTTGATGTAACTGAAGACAAGCTGAATATTGGCTCAGCATTAGAAATAGCAAAACAAATAAAACAAGCCATTAAAGATGAGCTTAACCTCACTGCTTCTGCAGGTGTATCATCAGGTAAATTCGTTGCAAAAATAGCTTCTGATATGAATAAACCCGATGGCCTAACCTTTATTGGGCCTTCAAAAATCGAAAGCTTTATAGAAAAACTTCCTGTTGAGCGTTTTTTTGGCGTCGGTAAAGTCACTGCAAAAAAAATGAAAAGTATGCAGCTGCATACGGGTGCTGATCTTAAAAAACTCTCGGAGCCGGATCTTGTTAAGTATTTTGGCAAAGTGGGTAAATTCTACTATGCTATTGTAAGAGGAATAGACAATCGTACCGTGCAGGCAGAGCGACAAACCAAATCTCTGGCAGCAGAAGATACTTTTGAACATGACCTTATCACGATTGAAGAAATGCATACTGAACTAAGCAAACTAGCAGATAAAGTGGCAATTCGTTTAAATAAACATCAACTAAAAGGGCGTACCATTACACTTAAACTAAAGTATAGCGATTTTAAGCAGATTACCCGAAACCAATCTTTTCCTAACCCTGTTTCAGATTATCAAACCATTGTTGATACCGCTAAACTGCTTCTTGAAAATGTAGACTTGATAGATAAAAAGGTAAGGCTTCTCGGAATATCTCTTTCCAACTTTAACGAAATTCAGATCCACTCCCGCCCCGGAGATCCATATCAGCTTCAGCTTTTCGATTAA
- a CDS encoding DoxX family protein — translation MKIAVIVVRTLVGLLLLFGSVAYFFKLFPQPELHGDIKTFMLGVNATGYLMDFIKGTELVCGLAFITGRFVTLANVVIFPVAINIVLFHVFLDPTGIGGGAFLLLGVLFLAWYHRKNYESLFIAKSF, via the coding sequence ATGAAAATTGCAGTTATTGTTGTCCGCACCTTGGTAGGCTTGTTGCTATTATTTGGTTCTGTAGCTTATTTTTTTAAGCTTTTTCCGCAGCCGGAACTTCATGGCGATATTAAAACATTTATGTTGGGGGTTAATGCTACCGGCTACCTTATGGACTTTATTAAAGGAACGGAACTTGTTTGTGGACTTGCTTTTATAACAGGCCGTTTTGTAACACTGGCTAATGTTGTGATATTCCCGGTCGCAATAAATATTGTGCTTTTTCATGTTTTTCTGGATCCTACAGGCATTGGGGGCGGTGCATTTTTATTACTAGGGGTTTTATTTTTAGCATGGTATCATCGTAAAAACTACGAATCCTTATTTATTGCAAAATCATTTTAA
- a CDS encoding phosphatase PAP2-related protein — protein MHSKQFSWQIAWDYPPFRLKLILGTIILIGILLFIPQFFHHIELREGVILNDWVLKRIPAVDVSLYIFIILYALIILFLIRMSTNTSICLTALWTFIFLCSARILTITLVPLNAPTGIIELADPCSILFYRSNVITKDLFFSGHTATLVIGGLCMQRKRDKIISFTAAVIVGILLLVQHVHYTADVIAAPFFSWICWYLGKTIAKTY, from the coding sequence ATGCATTCTAAACAATTCTCCTGGCAAATTGCCTGGGATTATCCACCATTTAGGTTAAAACTAATACTAGGAACAATTATACTTATAGGAATATTATTATTTATACCGCAGTTTTTTCATCACATAGAATTAAGAGAAGGTGTCATATTAAACGACTGGGTATTGAAAAGAATACCTGCTGTTGATGTTTCCCTCTACATATTTATCATACTTTACGCATTGATTATCCTGTTCCTGATCAGGATGTCAACAAATACATCTATCTGCTTAACTGCACTGTGGACATTCATATTTTTATGCAGTGCCCGCATTTTAACCATTACATTGGTACCTCTTAATGCTCCAACAGGTATTATAGAACTGGCCGATCCTTGTTCCATTCTCTTTTACAGATCAAATGTAATAACGAAAGACCTTTTCTTTTCGGGCCATACCGCTACTTTAGTTATTGGTGGCTTATGTATGCAAAGAAAAAGAGATAAAATCATATCCTTTACGGCCGCTGTAATTGTTGGCATATTACTGCTTGTACAGCATGTACACTATACTGCCGATGTTATTGCCGCTCCTTTTTTTAGCTGGATTTGCTGGTATCTGGGTAAAACTATAGCTAAAACCTATTGA
- a CDS encoding VOC family protein: MAILNSYLNFDGDAEAAFNFYKSVFGGEFLALTRFKEIPECELMSPEDQEKIMHISLPIGDLSVLMATDILRSLGQTLNPGNNSYISISADTEEEALRLFKGLSTDGVVTIPLEKSFWGSFFGMFTDKFGIQWMINYDFK; this comes from the coding sequence ATGGCAATTTTAAATTCATACTTGAACTTTGATGGAGATGCTGAAGCTGCATTTAATTTTTATAAATCGGTATTTGGGGGCGAATTCCTGGCATTAACCCGATTTAAAGAAATTCCTGAGTGTGAACTGATGTCGCCAGAAGACCAGGAAAAGATTATGCATATTTCGCTGCCAATTGGTGATTTAAGCGTATTAATGGCTACAGATATTTTGAGATCATTGGGGCAAACATTAAATCCGGGGAATAATTCTTACATTTCTATAAGTGCTGATACCGAGGAGGAAGCCTTAAGGTTGTTTAAGGGATTATCAACAGATGGTGTGGTTACCATACCACTTGAAAAGTCATTTTGGGGTTCCTTTTTTGGAATGTTTACCGATAAATTCGGAATTCAATGGATGATAAACTATGATTTTAAATAA